The window TCGACACGTCGATGGCGCCGGCGAAGACGCCGACCATCGCGAGCCCGGCGCCGACGACATACGTCACGAGCGACACCTGCCCGGAGTAGAAGGCGTCCCGCACCGCGCCCGGCAGCGCGGCCAGCCAGTCGTCGACGCCCAGCCCCTTGTAGAGGAGGAACACGCCGATGACGGCGGCGATGGCCGACACGGCGACCGTCAGCGAGTCCGCCAGCAACAGCAGGACGGGGAACGCCAGCAGGGCCGCGCCGATGGGGACCAGCACCGTCGCGCGCAGTTCCTCGTCGGCGAGGAACTGCTTGAGGACGTAGTAGGTGGACTCGATGTCGTGGCTCTGCCGGACGACCACGCGGTCGACCGCGTCGACGCGAATCCGTGATTCGACGATGGGGACCAGCCGCTCGTCCTCGGCGCTGTCGGTGACGACGACGGCCGAATCGGGGCCGTACTCCTCGACCAGCCGGTCGGTCTGTCGGGCGACCGCGCGGTCGGCGTCGACGCCATCGCCGCCGCCCGAGACCACCGCGACGATGGCCTCGTCGCCCTCCGCCTCGATGTCGTCCGCGACCCGAAGCGTCTCGAGGAAGCTGTTGACGCGGGAGGTCTCCGGGTCCTCGACGCCGATATCCATCACCAGCGATTCGATGGCGTCACGCCCCACCACCGGCTCACCGTCGGCGAGGTCCCCCCTGCGGTCCACACAGACGACGAGCGTACTCACGCACGGGAGGTGGTGGCGCCCGGATAAAAGGGTTCAGGCTGGCTCCCGCGGCACGGCGTCACCGTTCGGCACGGACCTCGACCTCGTCGTCGGGCGTGACCGCATCCGCGAGGCCCTGCCCGAGCGCGTACGCCACGCCGCTCGCACCGCCGCGGAGGCGCGCCCCCAGCCCACGCCGGGGCTCGAAGGTCGACACGCGCGGCTCCGTCCCCAGCAGCGTCGCCAGCCGGTCCTCCACGTCGTCGCGGGTGCCGAGGTCGTCGACCAGCCCGAGGTCGTGGGCCTCCGACCCGAGATAGACGCGTGCCTCGGTGTCACGTACGAAGTCCTCGTCGAGGTCGCGCCCCTCGGCCACTGTCTCGACGAACGTCTCGTAGAACTCGTCGGTGATCCCCTGCAGGTACTCGCGCTCGTCCTCATCGAGTTCGGTGAACGGGGAGCCGGCCTCCTTGTACTCGCCGGCGACGAACTGCTTGTACTCGACACCGAGTTTCTCCAGCAGCCCGGTTGCGGTGAAGCGTGGGCTCCGGACGCCGATGGAGCCGACCACCGACCCCTCGCGAGCCCACAGCTCGTCGCAGCCCGAGGCGATCCAGTAGCCGCCGCTGGCGCAGGTGTCCGTGGTGTACGCGACGGTCACTCCATCGAACCGCTCTGCGGCCAGCCGGATGTCGTCGCTGGGCACGACCGCGCCGCCGGGCGTGTTGAGCTTGACGAGCAGGGCGTCGACCGCGTCGTCCTCGTCCGCACGCTCCATCTGCTCGACGATATCGTCGGCACCCGGCGTGGTGGGTGTCGAGGGAAGTGGGCTGCTCCCGCCGTCGCGGGTGATGGGCCCCTCGACGGCCACCTCCGCCACGTTGTACGTCGGGTACAGCGAGCCCGCGATGCGGCTGCCGAACTGGAGGCCTGCCCCCACCGTCGCCAGCACCAGCACCACGCCCAGCAGCTCGGCCAGGTCGCCGGGGAACCAGACGAACAGGACGTAGCCGGCGACGACGCTCAGCACCGCGACGAGGACGATGATGAGCGTGCGGGCGAACCCCTGCGTGCGGTCGCTCACGATACGCTCCCTCCGTGAATCGACGACCGATACCCTCGCGACGGGTCGTGATTCCCGTGTGGTTCCATACCGTCGCTCCGCCCGCGCCGGAGTTAAAGACACCCGACCGTGGATGGCGAACAGGCGGCGCCACGGCATCGACGGCGAGGGGTGGCGCCGCAGTACGAGTCCCTCGCCGACTCCTGTCA of the Haloglomus salinum genome contains:
- a CDS encoding DUF373 family protein codes for the protein MSTLVVCVDRRGDLADGEPVVGRDAIESLVMDIGVEDPETSRVNSFLETLRVADDIEAEGDEAIVAVVSGGGDGVDADRAVARQTDRLVEEYGPDSAVVVTDSAEDERLVPIVESRIRVDAVDRVVVRQSHDIESTYYVLKQFLADEELRATVLVPIGAALLAFPVLLLLADSLTVAVSAIAAVIGVFLLYKGLGVDDWLAALPGAVRDAFYSGQVSLVTYVVGAGLAMVGVFAGAIDVSNTAASPVILGMRFVFAAVPWLALAALTASTGRLIDEFLAEEQVPNAFLNLPFGVVAVGLVVRGFSAYFLERAGEIPSVMVPATELGPVSVEGFTVTVWTRLAVYVLLGIAISLGGVRFTSYITTEESVEEEFPES
- the sppA gene encoding signal peptide peptidase SppA, yielding MVSDRTQGFARTLIIVLVAVLSVVAGYVLFVWFPGDLAELLGVVLVLATVGAGLQFGSRIAGSLYPTYNVAEVAVEGPITRDGGSSPLPSTPTTPGADDIVEQMERADEDDAVDALLVKLNTPGGAVVPSDDIRLAAERFDGVTVAYTTDTCASGGYWIASGCDELWAREGSVVGSIGVRSPRFTATGLLEKLGVEYKQFVAGEYKEAGSPFTELDEDEREYLQGITDEFYETFVETVAEGRDLDEDFVRDTEARVYLGSEAHDLGLVDDLGTRDDVEDRLATLLGTEPRVSTFEPRRGLGARLRGGASGVAYALGQGLADAVTPDDEVEVRAER